From one Marinobacter sp. LV10MA510-1 genomic stretch:
- the pdxH gene encoding pyridoxamine 5'-phosphate oxidase — protein sequence MDIGDMRRDFESDGLDRDQLDDNPIQQFQAWFEDARKADILEPNAMSLATAGSDGLPDLRTVLLKYFDDHGFVFYTNYGSRKAREMEQNPQAALLFPWLGLNRQVRIQGKVEKVSKTESLRYFASRPRGSQIGAWVSEQSKAITSRGLLEQKVAEIKRKFSDGEVPLPSFWGGFRVVPHSIEFWQGRPSRLHDRFEYNRTEQGGDEPWAIERLQP from the coding sequence ATGGACATTGGAGATATGCGCCGGGATTTCGAAAGCGACGGTCTGGACCGGGACCAGCTGGATGACAATCCTATTCAGCAGTTTCAAGCCTGGTTTGAAGATGCTCGGAAAGCCGACATTCTGGAACCCAATGCCATGTCGCTAGCCACCGCCGGCAGCGATGGCCTGCCCGATTTGCGTACCGTGTTGCTGAAATACTTCGACGACCACGGTTTTGTATTTTACACCAATTATGGCAGCCGTAAGGCTCGTGAAATGGAGCAGAATCCACAAGCTGCCCTGCTTTTTCCGTGGTTAGGCCTGAATCGCCAGGTGCGCATTCAGGGCAAAGTCGAAAAAGTCAGCAAAACCGAATCTCTGCGCTATTTCGCCTCGCGCCCCCGCGGCAGCCAGATTGGCGCTTGGGTGTCAGAGCAAAGCAAGGCCATTACCTCCCGCGGGCTGCTGGAACAGAAAGTCGCGGAAATAAAACGCAAGTTTAGTGACGGTGAAGTGCCGCTGCCTAGTTTTTGGGGTGGCTTCCGGGTGGTGCCCCACAGCATCGAGTTCTGGCAGGGTCGCCCCAGCCGCCTGCACGATCGCTTCGAATATAACCGCACTGAACAAGGCGGTGATGAACCTTGGGCCATCGAAAGGTTGCAACCCTGA
- a CDS encoding 4'-phosphopantetheinyl transferase family protein, with protein MTPTVWLCHQTTSTRFELPPWLNASEHTRALPCQGTRRAEFLSSRWLIRQALAGASGEAPSACSPSAGRPTESQYPPDWRLSLSHSNGIAACATNLQGEVGLDIEPCQRRPNWQKVVQRWFSPVEQEWLLAQDDALEFLKVWTLKEAWLKATARGIAGNLQTLEVRRGFELYGDQCDSARPWQACCIYVDGFLVTLVYRRLATEAPETPLTWPPIRLLEPPLDDYRLTPADTLDSLWEPLLQRPIRSMASRDR; from the coding sequence GTGACACCGACTGTATGGCTGTGCCATCAAACCACAAGCACTCGCTTTGAACTGCCACCCTGGTTAAATGCCAGTGAACATACCAGAGCTTTGCCTTGTCAAGGCACTCGGCGTGCCGAGTTTCTCAGTAGCCGCTGGTTGATTCGCCAGGCACTGGCGGGTGCCAGCGGCGAGGCGCCTAGCGCGTGCTCGCCAAGCGCGGGGCGACCTACAGAGTCGCAGTACCCTCCTGACTGGCGGCTGTCGCTCAGCCACAGCAACGGAATAGCGGCCTGCGCAACGAACCTGCAAGGCGAGGTAGGCCTGGACATAGAACCTTGTCAACGCCGCCCAAACTGGCAGAAAGTCGTGCAGCGCTGGTTTTCACCGGTTGAACAGGAATGGCTGCTGGCTCAAGACGACGCCTTGGAATTTCTAAAAGTATGGACACTGAAAGAAGCCTGGCTGAAAGCCACTGCCCGCGGCATTGCCGGCAATCTGCAAACCCTGGAGGTGCGCCGCGGGTTCGAACTTTACGGCGACCAGTGCGACAGCGCTCGGCCATGGCAGGCCTGCTGCATCTATGTAGACGGCTTTTTGGTCACGCTGGTGTATCGCCGATTAGCAACAGAGGCGCCTGAAACGCCTCTTACCTGGCCTCCCATCCGTTTGCTGGAGCCGCCCCTGGACGACTACAGGCTGACTCCGGCAGACACTCTGGACTCTCTCTGGGAACCGCTGCTTCAGCGCCCGATACGCTCTATGGCCTCCCGCGATAGATGA
- a CDS encoding DUF6482 family protein: MRITLEQLKNRKNASIELMEILSLEGQSYMARLTVGGQQMILSDEQGTTSQFRSTWHAQDMLSNLHILETQVVHVSAYNEMVGMEPSSVEPLRVRVQRQKP, encoded by the coding sequence GTGCGTATTACCCTGGAACAACTGAAAAATCGCAAAAATGCGAGCATCGAACTAATGGAAATACTGTCTCTGGAAGGCCAGAGCTATATGGCACGGCTTACAGTCGGCGGCCAACAAATGATTCTGTCTGATGAGCAGGGTACAACTTCGCAATTTCGTAGCACCTGGCATGCCCAGGACATGTTGAGCAATTTACACATACTCGAAACTCAAGTCGTTCATGTATCAGCGTACAATGAAATGGTTGGCATGGAACCTAGCAGCGTTGAACCGCTGAGGGTTCGAGTACAGAGGCAAAAGCCGTGA
- a CDS encoding DUF3429 domain-containing protein, giving the protein MIAVARLAIFVGLAGLVPFISAVLALFFMPHHSLVVSSWFYVYSAGILAFMAGVYWTIALQREDRCYPMSPLVSMLFSQIFFIAAGVGLLVSSPWKAVLFTLAFLGLYLVDARWMKVYWPAWYLRLRLGLTLTVVVCQVIVATWFFAAHYG; this is encoded by the coding sequence GTGATTGCAGTGGCCCGATTGGCCATTTTTGTTGGCTTGGCCGGCCTGGTTCCCTTTATCAGCGCAGTTTTAGCGCTGTTTTTTATGCCCCATCACAGCTTGGTGGTCAGCAGCTGGTTTTACGTGTATAGCGCTGGAATACTGGCCTTTATGGCGGGTGTTTACTGGACCATCGCGCTTCAGCGTGAAGACCGCTGCTACCCAATGTCGCCGCTGGTGTCGATGTTGTTCAGTCAGATATTTTTTATTGCGGCAGGTGTGGGCTTATTAGTGTCCTCGCCGTGGAAAGCCGTACTGTTCACATTGGCATTTTTGGGGTTGTATCTGGTGGACGCACGCTGGATGAAGGTTTACTGGCCAGCGTGGTATCTTCGCCTGCGCTTGGGGCTAACGCTGACAGTGGTGGTGTGTCAGGTAATTGTTGCCACCTGGTTCTTTGCCGCTCATTACGGCTGA
- a CDS encoding aspartate kinase, protein MTTQLHTVEKIGGTSMTNYEAVRDNIIIGNRGKDELYQRIFVVSAYAGVTNELLEHKKTGEPGVYALFADAESDWAWGDDLSKLVRLLIDINGEMFEDSMLKQQADQFITDRVEGVRGCLIDLQRLCSYGQFQLEEHLLTVREMLAGIGEAHSAFNITLKLQQEGINARFVDLTGWRDAGLLPLDEKLKQAFDAVDLSRELPIATGYAQCKEGLMRTFDRGYSEMTFSRVAVITEAREAVIHKEYHLSSADPNIVGADKVVPLGRTNYDVADQLANLGMEAIHPRAGKGLRQNDIPLRVMNAFEPEHTGTLITKDYVSEKPQVEIIAGAKGIFAIEVFDQDMQGEPGSDRKILDVLTRFKVRFVSKDTNANTITHYVSTTLKHVKRVVNALKETFPNAEVNTRKVALVSAIGSDIKVPGILARSVKAMADADISVLALHQCMRQVDIQFVIDEDNYKATIVALHAALIEPHNHEYAIASAEQCALD, encoded by the coding sequence ATGACTACGCAACTACACACCGTCGAAAAAATCGGCGGCACCTCCATGACCAACTACGAGGCTGTCCGCGACAACATCATTATTGGTAATCGCGGCAAAGACGAGCTGTATCAGCGCATCTTTGTGGTATCGGCCTACGCCGGTGTCACCAACGAGTTACTGGAGCATAAAAAAACCGGTGAGCCTGGCGTTTACGCCTTGTTCGCCGATGCGGAATCGGACTGGGCTTGGGGCGACGATCTCAGCAAGCTGGTGCGCTTGCTTATCGACATCAACGGCGAGATGTTTGAAGATTCGATGCTGAAACAGCAGGCCGACCAGTTCATTACGGATCGGGTTGAAGGCGTACGCGGCTGCCTGATCGACCTGCAGCGCTTGTGTTCCTATGGTCAGTTTCAGCTTGAAGAACACTTGCTGACGGTGCGTGAAATGCTGGCCGGTATCGGCGAAGCCCATAGTGCCTTCAACATTACGTTGAAGCTGCAGCAGGAAGGTATCAACGCCCGCTTTGTAGACTTGACCGGCTGGCGCGATGCAGGACTGTTGCCGCTGGATGAGAAGCTCAAACAGGCGTTCGATGCAGTAGACTTAAGCCGTGAGCTGCCCATTGCTACCGGTTATGCGCAGTGCAAGGAAGGCTTGATGCGTACCTTTGATCGCGGCTACAGTGAAATGACCTTCAGCCGGGTGGCGGTGATCACCGAGGCCCGTGAAGCCGTTATTCACAAGGAATACCATTTGAGTTCGGCTGACCCCAACATTGTGGGTGCCGATAAAGTAGTACCTTTGGGTCGCACCAACTATGACGTGGCCGACCAACTGGCCAACCTGGGTATGGAAGCCATTCACCCACGTGCCGGTAAAGGCCTGCGCCAGAATGATATTCCACTGCGGGTGATGAACGCCTTTGAGCCGGAACATACCGGTACTCTGATCACTAAAGATTACGTTAGCGAAAAACCCCAGGTAGAAATTATTGCCGGTGCCAAGGGCATCTTCGCCATTGAGGTGTTTGATCAAGACATGCAGGGCGAGCCAGGTTCAGACCGCAAGATTCTGGACGTGCTGACCCGCTTTAAGGTGCGCTTTGTGTCAAAAGACACCAACGCTAACACCATTACCCATTACGTGAGTACTACGCTGAAACACGTAAAGCGGGTGGTGAACGCGCTGAAAGAGACTTTTCCCAATGCTGAGGTGAATACTCGCAAAGTGGCGCTGGTATCGGCCATTGGCAGTGACATAAAAGTGCCGGGCATTCTGGCAAGATCGGTAAAAGCGATGGCCGATGCAGACATCAGTGTGCTGGCGTTGCACCAGTGCATGCGCCAGGTGGATATTCAGTTTGTCATTGATGAAGACAACTACAAGGCTACGATTGTGGCTCTGCACGCCGCGTTGATAGAACCCCACAATCACGAATATGCGATTGCCTCGGCCGAGCAGTGCGCTTTGGATTAA
- the ectB gene encoding diaminobutyrate--2-oxoglutarate transaminase: MELFKTVESEVRVYSRAFPVIFNRAKNAHLYTEDGKEYLDFLAGAGSLNYGHNNDVLKKALLEYIEADGVSQGLDMFTTAKHDFIESYKKYILDPRGLDYKIQFTGPTGTNCVEAALKLARKVKGRTGIISFTNGFHGVTLGAVAATGNKHHRGGAGMPLSGVDFMFYDGYLGENIDTLEVMDKLLSDSSSGVELPAAVIVEAVQGEGGLNASRAEWLKGLETLCKKHDILLILDDIQAGNGRTGEFFSFEFAGIKPDMVTVSKSLSGYGLPMALVLLKPELDVWDSGEHNGTFRGNNMAFITARTAVETYWKDDNFANEVKAKSKVLGDALQAICDKYPGEFKVKGRGLMRGIEATNADITDPITSRCFEKGLIIETSGPNDEVIKCLMPLTTSEDDLKKGARLLAESVDEIMQERMKKVS; the protein is encoded by the coding sequence ATGGAATTATTCAAAACCGTTGAATCTGAAGTACGTGTATATAGCCGTGCTTTCCCGGTCATCTTTAACCGCGCCAAAAATGCTCACTTGTACACCGAAGATGGCAAAGAGTATCTGGATTTCTTAGCCGGTGCCGGTTCACTGAACTACGGCCATAATAACGATGTGTTGAAAAAAGCCCTGCTGGAATATATCGAAGCCGACGGTGTTAGCCAGGGCCTGGATATGTTCACCACGGCCAAGCATGACTTTATTGAATCCTACAAAAAGTACATTCTGGATCCCCGCGGTCTGGATTATAAAATTCAGTTCACCGGCCCCACTGGCACCAACTGCGTAGAAGCCGCTCTGAAACTGGCGCGCAAGGTAAAAGGGCGTACCGGTATTATCTCGTTCACTAACGGTTTCCACGGTGTCACCTTGGGAGCGGTTGCCGCCACCGGCAATAAGCATCATCGCGGCGGTGCTGGCATGCCGCTGTCCGGCGTTGATTTCATGTTTTACGACGGCTATTTGGGCGAAAACATCGACACTCTGGAAGTGATGGACAAATTGTTGTCTGACAGTTCTTCCGGTGTTGAACTGCCTGCGGCCGTTATAGTAGAAGCGGTACAGGGCGAAGGCGGCTTGAACGCCTCGCGTGCCGAATGGCTGAAAGGTCTGGAAACCCTGTGTAAGAAACACGACATTCTGCTGATACTGGACGATATTCAGGCCGGCAATGGCCGCACGGGCGAGTTTTTCAGCTTTGAGTTTGCCGGTATCAAGCCGGATATGGTGACTGTGTCGAAATCACTCAGTGGTTATGGCTTGCCGATGGCGCTGGTGTTGCTCAAGCCAGAGCTGGACGTGTGGGATTCCGGCGAGCACAACGGTACTTTTCGTGGTAACAATATGGCGTTTATTACCGCCCGCACGGCCGTGGAAACCTATTGGAAAGACGACAACTTTGCCAATGAAGTGAAAGCCAAGTCGAAAGTGTTGGGTGATGCGCTTCAGGCTATTTGTGACAAGTACCCTGGCGAGTTTAAGGTTAAAGGCCGCGGATTGATGCGCGGTATTGAGGCCACGAACGCAGACATTACCGATCCGATCACCAGCCGCTGCTTTGAGAAAGGCCTGATTATCGAAACCAGTGGCCCTAATGACGAAGTGATCAAATGCCTGATGCCGCTGACCACCAGCGAAGACGACCTGAAAAAAGGCGCGCGTCTGCTGGCTGAAAGTGTGGATGAAATCATGCAGGAACGCATGAAAAAGGTGTCCTGA